From Cuculus canorus isolate bCucCan1 chromosome 7, bCucCan1.pri, whole genome shotgun sequence, one genomic window encodes:
- the LOC104059794 gene encoding microtubule-associated protein futsch, producing the protein MVRLCTHHQKQFIRVLNDIYTEVQPDSEGQQLPESETMEATTCGSGCSQRSTENQDKGATCTESKPPYSSDPGQSGSDGPLHVTGQNPKQLTELKSMDRADNSGPALRRDFSELPITRLRSSSPKDSSTQGYLSMLNSSSLNFHHAAKSLEGQQATEHEQEAGTRKCEDNKDQLAGKTLVEGYISVKVANVNGSEDSLDGCLGSQKSSFRALPEESWDPGFAVTPPRRADKENTLQCSSKASFHQDLDAKEQDVRPKQENHPHTMAKGKAGCHLHPADKGPLDKSKEGWLPASTAPAAHHTTGGHPRTKAAALRSTRKSKKASGLRINDYDNQCDVVYISQPITECHFESQRTVSSRKTARKSTRGYYFNGECCELPTVRTLVKSSRVEERGSSPALRTETFVSSKPPLVLSVGGPAGTGREGEKRVSLRLLAKAAPASQETKERAELGSVQLRDTRALRSREAAVAMPFFSLSAPPSPQKEDSLACSPSPSSPLAEGGGTKAGDSVPWEAGSNLSSSRDSSGGRQASNCAALPISEAPGREEGCPGSNKQTDLDLCTSLEPKSPLQPPASVDTALLALDGTGIPAQLPATGNTEPCGLRLVEPSPHSPGQQAPSELPATMDGESSPKLPATLRCVDVNKSIDAEMEAKLSGIVGDSSMEQEEAVPASTALPEILEGDAVQNNSPADEKEPIEGEMPPEPDGSDTAGKDSISSKDSLDKKRKKGRRVLVASDRRLRSQQSQSPAEGSVEDTGSSSSLQLPCLQIEFSKSPDAKRFKREAHMDEIGSVQFPNAQLKTSEGLGTSQAPENIAEQRPGENGVTTRQTYKSILAKETAAEGENSSDDDPPANSNQSQPGEMLEINIQADSEKRSVLLPLESSVPANDAEQLDVKSDDASTENEESSDGAMDTGKLENYELVANLPPCPNSRGGSKHLPAKAVKHKKAAPQFYNLRHTPAPVDAAKKSTPGKESMQAVPKLREECSSGNDDFPALEDIDMVDSKPKFMEWCAEEENQELIAEFNAQYMKVQKGWIQLEREVQPTPKVKNKADKLKEIWKSKKRTRKSRGSLEAQKLSPVQMLFMKAFKLSDICQWFLETTETRSLVIVKKLNTRLPGEIPPIKVPMQKYSSSSLYPSSLQAERLKKHLKKFAATTPARNNLKNQKLWAKIRENADKAEAEEATAPRQISSTDVGTEDLSEDKTIQPAPSLPTQASTRILRKYSNLRGKLRAQHRMVKVEKKGDGLGDHPSLENKQSRKSVCINPLMSPKLALQIKADAFPAKSPSVDVTGKGRKGKGKSQEDSLPKADLQLNKKKRTLKESGSTQERSSSSTKDKLPAKKASKIKHSEVSTKASATRKQAAMERSNKLARKISLKEKKAPKRQLEKLRLPMRKGKENTSRRAVLPPGHEELAKSPKQKPLGESSPRPQKMANKKPSGGKTLTRSMKKMQESSGLQGKRKLRAKADCSHSKRSRLDLK; encoded by the coding sequence ATGGTCAGACTGTGTACGCATCACCAGAAGCAATTCATTCGTGTACTAAACGACATATACACTGAAGTACAACCAGACTCTGAAGGCCAGCAATTGCCTGAATCTGAGACCATGGAGGCCACTACTTGTGGCTCAGGTTGTAGCCAGCGAAGCACTGAAAATCAGGATAAGGGTGCTACTTGTACTGAATCGAAGCCCCCTTATTCCTCAGACCCAGGACAGTCAGGGTCCGATGGCCCTCTGCATGTTACAGGACAAAACCCAAAGCAGCTGACGGAGCTGAAATCTATGGACAGAGCTGACAACTCCGGTCCTGCTTTGAGAAGGGACTTCTCTGAGCTTCCCATCACCAGACTTCGTTCCTCTAGTCCAAAGGATAGCTCTACCCAAGGATACCTCAGCATGTTGAACTCTTCCTCTTTGAATTTCCATCATGCCGCTAAGAGCCTGGAAGGGCAGCAAGCCACTGAACACGAGCAAGAAGCCGGTACCAGAAAGTGTGAGGACAATAAAGACCAGCTAGCAGGTAAGACTCTTGTGGAAGGTTATATCTCGGTCAAAGTGGCAAATGTGAACGGCAGCGAAGACAGCTTAGATGGCTGTCTGGGGTCCCAGAAGAGCTCTTTCAGAGCTCTGCCAGAAGAGTCCTGGGATCCTGGCTTTGCGGTGACCCCGCCTCGCAGAGCCGACAAAGAGAACACTTTGCAATGCAGCTCGAAAGCATCTTTTCACCAGGACTTAGACGCAAAAGAACAAGATGTGAGACCAAAGCAAGAAAACCACCCGCACACCATGGCCAAGGGCAAGGCAGGCTGCCACCTGCACCCAGCCGACAAAGGCCCACTTGACAAGTCCAAAGAGGGCTGGCTGCCTGCCAGCACTGCGCCAGCCGCCCACCACACCACCGGTGGGCACCCCCGCACCAAGGCAGCCGCTCTCAGATCCACTAGGAAGAGCAAGAAGGCATCGGGGCTGAGGATCAACGACTACGATAACCAGTGCGATGTGGTCTACATCAGCCAGCCCATCACTGAATGCCATTTCGAGAGCCAGCGGACGGTGTCATCCCGCAAGACAGCGAGGAAGAGCACCCGGGGGTACTACTTCAATGGGGAGTGCTGTGAACTCCCGACTGTCCGCACGCTGGTTAAGAGTTCCCGAGtggaggagagggggagcaGCCCAGCACTGAGAACAGAGACCTTTGTCAGCAGTAAACCACCCCTGGTGCTCTCGGTAGGGGgtcctgcagggacagggagggaaGGCGAGAAGAGGGTTTCCCTGAGGCTCCTGGCTAAAGCAGCACCAGCCAgccaagaaacaaaagagagagcTGAGTTGGGCTCTGTGCAGCTCCGGGATACCCGGGCGCTGCGGTCGAGGGAAGCCGCTGTGGCCATgcccttcttctccctctctgctccaccCAGCCCCCAAAAAGAGGACAGCTTGGCCTGCTCACCATCCCCGAGTTCCCCTCTTGCCGAAGGAGGGGGGACAAAAGCAGGAGACTCTGTCCCCTGGGAGGCTGGCAGCAacctcagctcctccagggaCAGCAGTGGTGGCAGGCAGGCTTCCAATTGTGCTGCCCTTCCCATCTCAGAAGCACCTGGCAGGGAGGAAGGTTGTCCAGGCTCCAACAAGCAAACTGATTTGGACCTCTGCACCAGCCTGGAGCCAAAATCTCCCTTGCAGCCCCCTGCCAGTGTGGACACAGCACTCCTGGCCCTTGATGGTACCGGGATTCCTGCCCAGCTTCCAGCCACAGGAAACACGGAGCCCTGTGGACTGCGTCTGGTGGAGCCTTCCCCACACTCTCCAGGCCAGCAGGCTCCCAGTGAGCTCCCTGCCACCATGGATGGAGAGAGCTCCCCAAAGCTCCCTGCCACCTTGCGGTGTGTGGATGTGAACAAAAGCATTGATGCTGAAATGGAAGCCAAATTATCAGGCATAGTGGGTGACAGCTCCATGGAGCAAGAGGAGGCTGtgccagccagcacagcccttcCCGAAATCCTGGAAGGGGATGCAGTGCAGAATAACAGCCCGGCAGATGAAAAAGAGCCCATTGAAGGGGAAATGCCACCTGAACCCGATGGCTCAGACACTGCAGGAAAAGACTCCATCTCTTCCAAAGACAGTCTAGACAAGAAGCgaaagaaaggcaggagagTGCTTGTGGCATCAGACCGGCGTCTCCGAAGCCAGCAATCCCAGTCACCCGCTGAGGGCAGTGTGGAGGACACTGGTTCTTCCAGCTCTTTGCAGCTTCCTTGCCTTCAGATCGAATTCTCCAAGAGCCCTGATGCTAAGCGGTTCAAGAGAGAAGCGCACATGGATGAGATAGGGTCCGTGCAGTTCCCAAATGCACAGCTCAAAACCAGTGAGGGGCTGGGCACCAGCCAGGCACCAGAGAACATCGCTGAGCAGCGGCCAGGTGAGAATGGTGTCACTACCAGACAAACCTATAAAAGCATCTTAGCGAAAGAGActgcagcagagggagaaaattcCTCTGATGATGACCCCCCTGCAAACAGCAACCAAAGTCAACCGGGTGAGATGCTGGAAATCAACATCCAGGCTGATTCTGAGAAGCGAAGTGTTCTCCTCCCTCTGGAGAGCAGCGTGCCTGCAAATGATGCTGAGCAACTGGATGTGAAATCAGATGATGCCAGCACAGAGAACGAGGAGAGCTCTGACGGTGCCATGgacacaggaaagctggagaactATGAGCTGGTGGCCAATTTGCCTCCATGTCCCAATAGCAGAGGTGGAAGCAAGCATCTTCCAGCAAAGGCTGTGAAACATAAAAAGGCTGCCCCTCAGTTTTACAACTTAAGACACACACCTGCACCTGTAGATGCCGCAAAAAAGAGCACACCGGGGAAGGAGTCTATGCAAGCAGTCCCCAAACTGAGGGAAGAATGCAGTTCAGGGAATGACGACTTCCCAGCACTGGAGGACATAGACATGGTTGACAGCAAACCAAAGTTCATGGAGTGGTGTGCTGAAGAGGAGAACCAGGAGCTCATTGCCGAGTTCAATGCTCAGTATATGAAAGTTCAGAAGGGCTGGATTCAGCTGGAGAGAGAGGTGCAGCCAACACCCAAGGTAAAGAACAAAGCCGACAAACTGAAAGAGatttggaaaagcaagaaaaggacACGAAAAAGTAGAGGGTCACTGGAAGCACAGAAGCTTTCTCCTGTTCAAATGCTATTTATGAAGGCCTTTAAGCTGTCTGACATCTGCCAGTGGTTTCTGGAGACAACCGAAACCAGATCTCTAGTGATCGTGAAGAAACTTAACACCCGTCTCCCAGGGGAGATCCCCCCCATCAAAGTCCCCATGCAGAAATATTCCTCCTCCAGTCTCTACCCCAGCTCACTGCAAGCCGAACGTTTGAAAAAACACCTCAAGAAGTTTGCTGCCACTACCCCAGCTCGGAATAATCTAAAGAATCAAAAGCTTTGGGCCAAAATTCGGGAGAATGCTGacaaagcagaggctgaagaAGCCACTGCCCCCAGACAGATATCTTCCACTGATGTTGGCACCGAGGACCTGAGCGAAGACAAAACCATCCAGCCTGCCCCCAGCTTGCCCACACAGGCCAGCACCAGGATCCTGCGCAAGTACTCCAACCTGCGGGGCAAGCTGCGAGCGCAGCACCGCATGGTGAAGGTGGAGAAGAAGGGTGACGGTCTAGGGGACCATCCATCCCTAGAGAATAAGCAGAGCCGGAAGAGTGTGTGCATCAACCCGCTGATGTCTCCGAAGTTGGCCTTGCAGATCAAAGCAGATGCCTTTCCTGCTAAATCTCCATCAGTGGATGTGACGGGGAAGGGACGGAAGGGGAAGGGTAAGTCCCAGGAGGACTCCTTGCCCAAAGCCGACCTCCAGCTCAACAAGAAGAAGAGGACACTGAAAGAGAGCGGGAGCACTCAGGAGCGGTCCAGCTCCTCCACGAAGGATAAGCTGCCTGCCAAGAAGGCCAGTAAAATAAAGCATTCGGAGGTCAGCACGAAGGCTTCCGCCACCCGAAAGCAGGCAGCCATGGAAAGGAGCAATAAGTTGGctagaaaaatatctttgaaagagaagaaagccccaaaaaggcagctggagaagTTGCGGCTCCCCATGCGGAAGGGCAAGGAGAATACGAGCAGACGGGCTGTACTGCCCCCTGGCCACGAGGAGTTGGCCAAGTCCCCGAAGCAAAAGCCTCTGGGGGAGTCCTCCCCACGGCCACAGAAGATGGCCAACAAGAAGCCCAGCGGTGGGAAAACCCTGACGAGGTCCATGAAGAAGATGCAGGAGAGCAGCGGGTTACAGGgcaagaggaagctgagggcaaAAGCGGACTGTTCGCACAGCAAGCGCTCACGACTGGACCTGAAATAG